CAGCGCGGTGCTTATTGCAGGGCCGACCGCCAGCGGCAAGTCGGCGCTGGCGCTGCTACTGGCCGAGAAGCTCGGCGGCGTCATCGTCAATGCCGATTCCATGCAGGTCTATCGCGACCTGCGCATCATCACCGCGCGGCCTTCGCCCGAGGACGAAGCGCGCGTGCCGCACCGGCTCTACGGCCATGTCGATGCGGCGGTGAACTATTCGACCGGGCAATGGCTGCGCGACGTGGGCGATGTGCTCGGCGAGCTTAAGCGCGCGGGCCGCCCGGCGATCCTGGTCGGCGGCACCGGGCTTTATTTCAAGGCGCTCACTGCCGGGCTCGCCGCGGTGCCGCCCATTCCGGTGGAGGTGCGTGAGCGCGTGCGTGGACGTTTGGCCGCCGAAGGCGCGCCGGCGCTGCATGATCCTTCGACTGCTCCCGCCTCTCGACGACACGAAACGACCGCCCGACGTCCGCCGCCGCTCCGGCCAGGAGAGCGACGAGGTCGGTCTCGCTCATGTGGTAGGAGCACGACGACGTCGCGAGGATCCCGCCCGGGCGCAGAAGCCGCATCGCGCGCAGGTTGATCTCCTTGTAGCCTCGTCGCGCTTCGGGGACGTCGGCGCGGCTCTTCGCGAACGCGGGCGGATCCAGGACGATCAGGTCGTACTTCTCGCCGCGCCGATCGCGGTCGCGCAGCTCGTCGAACGCGTTCCCCACGGCGAAGTTCAGGCCGGCCAGGCCGTTTCTCTGCGCGTTGGCTTGTGCCCGCGCGATCGCGTCGTGCGAGACGTCGATCACCTCCACCTCCCCTCCTCGCATCGCCGCGTGCAGCGCGAACAGCCCGTGGTAGCAGAACACGTCCAGCGTCCTGCCGCCGGAGTGCGCCGCGACCGCGAGTCGGTTCTCGCGCTGGTCGAGGTAAGCCCCGGTCTTCTGCCCCCGAAAGCAGTCCACGACGTACCGAACCGGACCTTCCTGCACCTCGATTTCGGGCGGAGTCGTTCCGCGGATCTGCCGAACCTCACGCGGCAACCCTTCGAGCTCTCGCACGGAGGGGTCGTTCCGCGCGAGAACCGACTCGAGGGACATCCTGGCCTCCAGGAGGTCGAGCACCGTGTCGAGCAGGCGCTCGGCGCCCGGGGTGAGGGCCTGGACGACGAGATGCGAGCCGTAGAGGTCGGCGACGAGACCCGGGAAACCATCGCTCTCGCCGAAGATCAGCCTGAGCGCCGTGCACCCGCTCGCGAACCGCTTCCGGTGCACGAGAGCGCCGTCGAGCCGCGAGCTCCAGAAATCCCGATCGGGCGGCACGTCGTCGCGACGGACCACGCGCAGGGCGATCTTCGACGCTCTCGAGTAGAACGCATATCCCAGAGGTGCGCCGCGAGCGGATAGGACGCGCACGAGTTCGCCGTGCCCGATCGCGGCCGGGGCCGCCACGTCGTCGCGAAACACCCAAGGGTGCCCCGCCTCGAGGCGCCGGACCCCGTGCGGAGCGACGCGGACCTCGAGGGGACGCTCGCGCTTCACGCCCACCCCTCCCGGGTGCTCCGACCGACGGGCAGGACCCGCAACGGTGCCTTCCTACTCCTCCTCGGCTTCCCCGGCTTCCTCGTCCGTGTCGCCGAGGGGGTCTTCCTCGAGGTCCCCGACCTCCTCGGTCTCCAACTCCTCTTCGAGTTCGGCTGCGGGGAGATCCTCGGGCTCCTCGTCCTCCCCCGCATCGGCGTCGATTCGGGTGGGATTCTGCGGGAGGAGCCCCTGCTCCTCCAGATCCTGGCAGCGGAGGCAGTAGCGGGCCCATGGGGCGACCTCGAGGCGCTTGCGGCTGATCTCTTCGGCGCACTGCTGGCAACGGCCGTATTCGCCCCGCTCGACGCGGTCGAGCGCCTCCTTCACGAGGAGGAGCTGCTTGCGGTCCATCTCGCTGAGCGACAGGAGGAACTCCTTCGCATAGGAGCTGACCGCATAGTCGATATAGTCCTCGGTCCCGCTGTCGGGATGGACCCTTCGGTCGCCCTTCGAGTCGTTGTAGGCCTGCATCAGCTCCCCCTGCCGCTCGAGCAGGAGCGCGCGGTAGCGCTCGAACTCCTTGCTCCTGGCGCGTCGCGCGGCCTTGGTGAGCCGAGCGGGAGCTGCCGGAGCCACTACGGCGGGCCTCGGCGCCGGAGGCTTCGGCGCGGCGGCCTTGGGCCCGGGAGGCCTCGGCGCGGCCGGCCTGGGTGAGGTGGGCTTCGGCGCCGCGGGCTTGGGCGCCGGTCGGGCCGTTGGGTGAGCGGCCTTTTTTGCCGCCTTCTCCTCGACGACATGGGTCCGGGAAGGGGCCTTTGCCGGGGCCTTGCGGGCGGCGGTCTTGACGGGCTTGGCGCTTCCGGACGACTTTCCCTTGCCGCTCTTGGTAGTCATGACCCTCTCCCACCATCGTTCTCAGGGGCGCCGTGGCTTGCGCGCCGCACACGGATTCGCGCCGACCGACCTGAGAAAAAAGCGGGTCAATATAGTCCCAGACCCCTCGAGCGTCAAGGAGCTTAGAGGCCAGCGTGCCGAAGGCGCGCCTGGGCCTAGGCGGTCCCCGACCCGGACGCCCCTCGCTCCGTCAGCGCCGCGTGGGCGGCCGCCAGCCGCGCGACCGGAACCCGGTAGGGGGAGCACGAGACGTAGTCCAAACCGACCCGGTGGAAGAAGCCCACGGACTCGGGATCGCCCCCGTGCTCCCCGCAGACCCCGACCTTGAGGCCGGCCCGGCCGCGCCGACCTTCCTCGACGGCCAGCCGCACCAGGCGCCCGACTCCCTCCTGGTCGACCCCCTGAAATGGATCGCGCTGCAGGATCCTCGCGTCCAGGTAGGCGCCGAGGAACTTCCCGACGTCGTCCCGGCTGAACCCGTAGGTCAATTGCGTGAGGTCGTTGGTGCCGAAGGAGAAGAACTCCGCCTCGCGGCCGATCTGCTCGGCGATCAGGCAGGCGCGCGGGATCTCGATCATCGTCCCGACGAGGAACGGCACCTTGGTCCCGCCCGCCTTCTTCTCGACCTCCGCCGCGATCGCCCGGATCCTGGCCGCGAGATCGGTGAACTCACGAACCGTCCCGATCAGCGGGAGCATCACCTCCGGAAGGACGCGGAGCCCCTTCTTGGCGCAGGCAGCCGCGGCCTCGAAGATCGCGCGGGCCTGCATGTCGTAGATCTCCGGGAAGGTGATCCCCAGCCGGCACCCGCGGTGACCGAGCATGGGATTGGTCTCGTGGAGCTGTTCCGCCTTCTCCTCGAGAGTCCTCGCCGGCACGCCCATCTCTCGCGCCAGCCGGCGG
The sequence above is drawn from the Terriglobia bacterium genome and encodes:
- a CDS encoding class I SAM-dependent rRNA methyltransferase, which codes for MKRERPLEVRVAPHGVRRLEAGHPWVFRDDVAAPAAIGHGELVRVLSARGAPLGYAFYSRASKIALRVVRRDDVPPDRDFWSSRLDGALVHRKRFASGCTALRLIFGESDGFPGLVADLYGSHLVVQALTPGAERLLDTVLDLLEARMSLESVLARNDPSVRELEGLPREVRQIRGTTPPEIEVQEGPVRYVVDCFRGQKTGAYLDQRENRLAVAAHSGGRTLDVFCYHGLFALHAAMRGGEVEVIDVSHDAIARAQANAQRNGLAGLNFAVGNAFDELRDRDRRGEKYDLIVLDPPAFAKSRADVPEARRGYKEINLRAMRLLRPGGILATSSCSYHMSETDLVALLAGAAADVGRSFRVVERREQSKDHAAPARLRRPNVHARAHAPPPEWAAPRRARQ
- a CDS encoding TraR/DksA C4-type zinc finger protein, with the translated sequence MTTKSGKGKSSGSAKPVKTAARKAPAKAPSRTHVVEEKAAKKAAHPTARPAPKPAAPKPTSPRPAAPRPPGPKAAAPKPPAPRPAVVAPAAPARLTKAARRARSKEFERYRALLLERQGELMQAYNDSKGDRRVHPDSGTEDYIDYAVSSYAKEFLLSLSEMDRKQLLLVKEALDRVERGEYGRCQQCAEEISRKRLEVAPWARYCLRCQDLEEQGLLPQNPTRIDADAGEDEEPEDLPAAELEEELETEEVGDLEEDPLGDTDEEAGEAEEE